Proteins co-encoded in one Pocillopora verrucosa isolate sample1 chromosome 1, ASM3666991v2, whole genome shotgun sequence genomic window:
- the LOC131780889 gene encoding uncharacterized protein, with translation MADSSSTESSSTSESDYSDFEAFIEVEDNGRIYEPIGEIRPWRFEPPGRTENTGRKLEENQEPVRRGRLNQESDERCQCGNCQAMEREEESICCQEVDTVRNKILADVMEERLQAEPRCIVQHPGLMAVCLNIWVLQTAWLQYKQQYGSSAYEGPEHKKNCHIAYRQLVSWCWGTLGKNILIPLPSCAVNCIRAYFPEPNQLEEDMVFTGFTYADE, from the exons atggcgGACAGTAGCTCAACTGAAAGCAGTTCTACTTCTGAGTCCGATTATTCCGATTTTGAGGCCTTTATAGAGGTTGAAGATAATGGGAGAATTTATGAACCTATTGGTGAAATTAGGCCCTGGCGATTTGAACCGCCAGGACGAACCGAGAATACAGGGCGAAAGTTGGAAGAGAATCAAGAGCCTGTGCGCCGCGGCCGCCTCAATCAGGAAAGCGACGAACG GTGTCAGTGTGGAAACTGCCAAGCGATGGAAAGGGAGGAAGAGAGCATCTGTTGCCAAGAAGTAGATACAGTTAGGAATAAAATTTTGGCGGATGTCATGGAGGAACGGTTGCAGGCAGAACCCAGATGTATTGTGCAGCATCCAGGGCTTATGGCAGTGTGCCTCAATATCTGGGTTCTGCAGACAGCTTGGCTACAATACAAGCAGCAGTATGGCTCTTCTGCTTATGAGGGGCCTGAACATAAGAAAAACTGCCACATTGCTTACAGGCAACTGGTCAGTTGGTGTTGGGGTACTCTGGGCAAAAATATCCTCATCCCTTTGCCTTCTTGTGCTGTGAACTGCATACGTGCCTACTTCCCAGAGCCCAACCAGCTGGAGGAGGACATGGTTTTTACTGGTTTTACTTATGCAGATGAGTAA
- the LOC131780888 gene encoding uncharacterized protein isoform X1, protein MDILKTLILLVLVSGTIQTTVFGRKKGCSCYRLPNTTTIGIDVRRRLYEADMGRCVETCNATDSDTITATPEKMSSGSSSCNPTEVTSRSYPLIGGSKYKTAIAKCGYQNTSSGCSRQALFKTFFDGTSYSIRHDIGVCHGSCGSSGHACKAIDSLMMAIKGPNGKGELTHRVIKKCGCVNPICHRVAFREVFKRKSGNTWIQEEKDVGTCVGTGCPRSCVRCFFGNKYCSQHCLVFRERACIATNYTTEHVHTGDHKEKEMHIITECGCK, encoded by the exons ATGGACATCCTAAAAACCCTGATTCTTCTTGTCCTGGTATCTGGTACCATTCAAACAACAGTTTTTG GGAGAAAGAAAGGTTGCAGCTGCTACCGCTTACCCAACACAACTACGATCGGGATCG ACGTTCGTCGCAGGCTTTATGAAGCAGATATGGGGCGATGTGTAGAAACTTGCAACGCCACTGACTCAGACACCATTACAGCTACTCCCGAG AAGATGTCCAGTGGGTCCTCTTCATGCAACCCGACTGAGGTGACCAGCAGAAGTTATCCCCTCATTGGTGGCTCAAAGTACAAGACCGCTATTGCTAAGTGTGGCTATCAAAATACCTCTAGCGGCTGCAGTCGCCAAGCTTTGTTCAAAACCTTCTTTGACGGAACATCGTACAGTATTCGTCATGACATAGGTGTCTGCCATGGTTCTTGTGGAAGCAGTGGACATGCGTGCAAGGCCATTGACAGCCTAATGATGGCCATAAAAGGGCCAAATG GAAAAGGTGAGCTAACTCATCGCGTTATTAAGAAGTGTGGTTGCGTAAACCCAATTTGCCACCGCGTTGCTTTTCGTGAAGTTTTCAAGAGGAAGTCGGGCAACACGTGGATCCAAGAG gaaaaagaTGTTGGAACGTGTGTCGGTACTGGTTGCCCCAGGAGTTGTGTTCGCTGTTTCTTTGG GAACAAGTATTGTAGCCAGCACTGCTTGGTTTTTCGCGAGAGGGCTTGTATCGCCACCAACTACACCACAGAACATGTTCACACGGGTGATCACAAAGAGAAGGAGATGCACATCATCACTGAATGTGGATGCAAGTAG
- the LOC131780888 gene encoding uncharacterized protein isoform X4, whose translation MNQLKNNTRGKTNTRLRQDVRRRLYEADMGRCVETCNATDSDTITATPEKMSSGSSSCNPTEVTSRSYPLIGGSKYKTAIAKCGYQNTSSGCSRQALFKTFFDGTSYSIRHDIGVCHGSCGSSGHACKAIDSLMMAIKGPNGKGELTHRVIKKCGCVNPICHRVAFREVFKRKSGNTWIQEEKDVGTCVGTGCPRSCVRCFFGNKYCSQHCLVFRERACIATNYTTEHVHTGDHKEKEMHIITECGCK comes from the exons ATGAATCAACTTAAAAATAACACCAGAGGCAAGACAAATACTCGACTGAGACAAG ACGTTCGTCGCAGGCTTTATGAAGCAGATATGGGGCGATGTGTAGAAACTTGCAACGCCACTGACTCAGACACCATTACAGCTACTCCCGAG AAGATGTCCAGTGGGTCCTCTTCATGCAACCCGACTGAGGTGACCAGCAGAAGTTATCCCCTCATTGGTGGCTCAAAGTACAAGACCGCTATTGCTAAGTGTGGCTATCAAAATACCTCTAGCGGCTGCAGTCGCCAAGCTTTGTTCAAAACCTTCTTTGACGGAACATCGTACAGTATTCGTCATGACATAGGTGTCTGCCATGGTTCTTGTGGAAGCAGTGGACATGCGTGCAAGGCCATTGACAGCCTAATGATGGCCATAAAAGGGCCAAATG GAAAAGGTGAGCTAACTCATCGCGTTATTAAGAAGTGTGGTTGCGTAAACCCAATTTGCCACCGCGTTGCTTTTCGTGAAGTTTTCAAGAGGAAGTCGGGCAACACGTGGATCCAAGAG gaaaaagaTGTTGGAACGTGTGTCGGTACTGGTTGCCCCAGGAGTTGTGTTCGCTGTTTCTTTGG GAACAAGTATTGTAGCCAGCACTGCTTGGTTTTTCGCGAGAGGGCTTGTATCGCCACCAACTACACCACAGAACATGTTCACACGGGTGATCACAAAGAGAAGGAGATGCACATCATCACTGAATGTGGATGCAAGTAG
- the LOC131780888 gene encoding uncharacterized protein isoform X9, which yields MYVRRRLYEADMGRCVETCNATDSDTITATPEMSSGSSSCNPTEVTSRSYPLIGGSKYKTAIAKCGYQNTSSGCSRQALFKTFFDGTSYSIRHDIGVCHGSCGSSGHACKAIDSLMMAIKGPNGKGELTHRVIKKCGCVNPICHRVAFREVFKRKSGNTWIQEEKDVGTCVGTGCPRSCVRCFFGNKYCSQHCLVFRERACIATNYTTEHVHTGDHKEKEMHIITECGCK from the exons ATGT ACGTTCGTCGCAGGCTTTATGAAGCAGATATGGGGCGATGTGTAGAAACTTGCAACGCCACTGACTCAGACACCATTACAGCTACTCCCGAG ATGTCCAGTGGGTCCTCTTCATGCAACCCGACTGAGGTGACCAGCAGAAGTTATCCCCTCATTGGTGGCTCAAAGTACAAGACCGCTATTGCTAAGTGTGGCTATCAAAATACCTCTAGCGGCTGCAGTCGCCAAGCTTTGTTCAAAACCTTCTTTGACGGAACATCGTACAGTATTCGTCATGACATAGGTGTCTGCCATGGTTCTTGTGGAAGCAGTGGACATGCGTGCAAGGCCATTGACAGCCTAATGATGGCCATAAAAGGGCCAAATG GAAAAGGTGAGCTAACTCATCGCGTTATTAAGAAGTGTGGTTGCGTAAACCCAATTTGCCACCGCGTTGCTTTTCGTGAAGTTTTCAAGAGGAAGTCGGGCAACACGTGGATCCAAGAG gaaaaagaTGTTGGAACGTGTGTCGGTACTGGTTGCCCCAGGAGTTGTGTTCGCTGTTTCTTTGG GAACAAGTATTGTAGCCAGCACTGCTTGGTTTTTCGCGAGAGGGCTTGTATCGCCACCAACTACACCACAGAACATGTTCACACGGGTGATCACAAAGAGAAGGAGATGCACATCATCACTGAATGTGGATGCAAGTAG
- the LOC131780888 gene encoding uncharacterized protein isoform X2: MDILKTLILLVLVSGTIQTTVFGRKKGCSCYRLPNTTTIGIDVRRRLYEADMGRCVETCNATDSDTITATPEMSSGSSSCNPTEVTSRSYPLIGGSKYKTAIAKCGYQNTSSGCSRQALFKTFFDGTSYSIRHDIGVCHGSCGSSGHACKAIDSLMMAIKGPNGKGELTHRVIKKCGCVNPICHRVAFREVFKRKSGNTWIQEEKDVGTCVGTGCPRSCVRCFFGNKYCSQHCLVFRERACIATNYTTEHVHTGDHKEKEMHIITECGCK, translated from the exons ATGGACATCCTAAAAACCCTGATTCTTCTTGTCCTGGTATCTGGTACCATTCAAACAACAGTTTTTG GGAGAAAGAAAGGTTGCAGCTGCTACCGCTTACCCAACACAACTACGATCGGGATCG ACGTTCGTCGCAGGCTTTATGAAGCAGATATGGGGCGATGTGTAGAAACTTGCAACGCCACTGACTCAGACACCATTACAGCTACTCCCGAG ATGTCCAGTGGGTCCTCTTCATGCAACCCGACTGAGGTGACCAGCAGAAGTTATCCCCTCATTGGTGGCTCAAAGTACAAGACCGCTATTGCTAAGTGTGGCTATCAAAATACCTCTAGCGGCTGCAGTCGCCAAGCTTTGTTCAAAACCTTCTTTGACGGAACATCGTACAGTATTCGTCATGACATAGGTGTCTGCCATGGTTCTTGTGGAAGCAGTGGACATGCGTGCAAGGCCATTGACAGCCTAATGATGGCCATAAAAGGGCCAAATG GAAAAGGTGAGCTAACTCATCGCGTTATTAAGAAGTGTGGTTGCGTAAACCCAATTTGCCACCGCGTTGCTTTTCGTGAAGTTTTCAAGAGGAAGTCGGGCAACACGTGGATCCAAGAG gaaaaagaTGTTGGAACGTGTGTCGGTACTGGTTGCCCCAGGAGTTGTGTTCGCTGTTTCTTTGG GAACAAGTATTGTAGCCAGCACTGCTTGGTTTTTCGCGAGAGGGCTTGTATCGCCACCAACTACACCACAGAACATGTTCACACGGGTGATCACAAAGAGAAGGAGATGCACATCATCACTGAATGTGGATGCAAGTAG
- the LOC131780888 gene encoding uncharacterized protein isoform X10: MGRCVETCNATDSDTITATPEKMSSGSSSCNPTEVTSRSYPLIGGSKYKTAIAKCGYQNTSSGCSRQALFKTFFDGTSYSIRHDIGVCHGSCGSSGHACKAIDSLMMAIKGPNGKGELTHRVIKKCGCVNPICHRVAFREVFKRKSGNTWIQEEKDVGTCVGTGCPRSCVRCFFGNKYCSQHCLVFRERACIATNYTTEHVHTGDHKEKEMHIITECGCK, from the exons ATGGGGCGATGTGTAGAAACTTGCAACGCCACTGACTCAGACACCATTACAGCTACTCCCGAG AAGATGTCCAGTGGGTCCTCTTCATGCAACCCGACTGAGGTGACCAGCAGAAGTTATCCCCTCATTGGTGGCTCAAAGTACAAGACCGCTATTGCTAAGTGTGGCTATCAAAATACCTCTAGCGGCTGCAGTCGCCAAGCTTTGTTCAAAACCTTCTTTGACGGAACATCGTACAGTATTCGTCATGACATAGGTGTCTGCCATGGTTCTTGTGGAAGCAGTGGACATGCGTGCAAGGCCATTGACAGCCTAATGATGGCCATAAAAGGGCCAAATG GAAAAGGTGAGCTAACTCATCGCGTTATTAAGAAGTGTGGTTGCGTAAACCCAATTTGCCACCGCGTTGCTTTTCGTGAAGTTTTCAAGAGGAAGTCGGGCAACACGTGGATCCAAGAG gaaaaagaTGTTGGAACGTGTGTCGGTACTGGTTGCCCCAGGAGTTGTGTTCGCTGTTTCTTTGG GAACAAGTATTGTAGCCAGCACTGCTTGGTTTTTCGCGAGAGGGCTTGTATCGCCACCAACTACACCACAGAACATGTTCACACGGGTGATCACAAAGAGAAGGAGATGCACATCATCACTGAATGTGGATGCAAGTAG
- the LOC131780888 gene encoding uncharacterized protein isoform X3, whose protein sequence is MNQLKNNTRGKTNTRLRQGRKKGCSCYRLPNTTTIGIDVRRRLYEADMGRCVETCNATDSDTITATPEKMSSGSSSCNPTEVTSRSYPLIGGSKYKTAIAKCGYQNTSSGCSRQALFKTFFDGTSYSIRHDIGVCHGSCGSSGHACKAIDSLMMAIKGPNGKGELTHRVIKKCGCVNPICHRVAFREVFKRKSGNTWIQEEKDVGTCVGTGCPRSCVRCFFGNKYCSQHCLVFRERACIATNYTTEHVHTGDHKEKEMHIITECGCK, encoded by the exons ATGAATCAACTTAAAAATAACACCAGAGGCAAGACAAATACTCGACTGAGACAAG GGAGAAAGAAAGGTTGCAGCTGCTACCGCTTACCCAACACAACTACGATCGGGATCG ACGTTCGTCGCAGGCTTTATGAAGCAGATATGGGGCGATGTGTAGAAACTTGCAACGCCACTGACTCAGACACCATTACAGCTACTCCCGAG AAGATGTCCAGTGGGTCCTCTTCATGCAACCCGACTGAGGTGACCAGCAGAAGTTATCCCCTCATTGGTGGCTCAAAGTACAAGACCGCTATTGCTAAGTGTGGCTATCAAAATACCTCTAGCGGCTGCAGTCGCCAAGCTTTGTTCAAAACCTTCTTTGACGGAACATCGTACAGTATTCGTCATGACATAGGTGTCTGCCATGGTTCTTGTGGAAGCAGTGGACATGCGTGCAAGGCCATTGACAGCCTAATGATGGCCATAAAAGGGCCAAATG GAAAAGGTGAGCTAACTCATCGCGTTATTAAGAAGTGTGGTTGCGTAAACCCAATTTGCCACCGCGTTGCTTTTCGTGAAGTTTTCAAGAGGAAGTCGGGCAACACGTGGATCCAAGAG gaaaaagaTGTTGGAACGTGTGTCGGTACTGGTTGCCCCAGGAGTTGTGTTCGCTGTTTCTTTGG GAACAAGTATTGTAGCCAGCACTGCTTGGTTTTTCGCGAGAGGGCTTGTATCGCCACCAACTACACCACAGAACATGTTCACACGGGTGATCACAAAGAGAAGGAGATGCACATCATCACTGAATGTGGATGCAAGTAG
- the LOC131780888 gene encoding uncharacterized protein isoform X5 has product MNQLKNNTRGKTNTRLRQDVRRRLYEADMGRCVETCNATDSDTITATPEMSSGSSSCNPTEVTSRSYPLIGGSKYKTAIAKCGYQNTSSGCSRQALFKTFFDGTSYSIRHDIGVCHGSCGSSGHACKAIDSLMMAIKGPNGKGELTHRVIKKCGCVNPICHRVAFREVFKRKSGNTWIQEEKDVGTCVGTGCPRSCVRCFFGNKYCSQHCLVFRERACIATNYTTEHVHTGDHKEKEMHIITECGCK; this is encoded by the exons ATGAATCAACTTAAAAATAACACCAGAGGCAAGACAAATACTCGACTGAGACAAG ACGTTCGTCGCAGGCTTTATGAAGCAGATATGGGGCGATGTGTAGAAACTTGCAACGCCACTGACTCAGACACCATTACAGCTACTCCCGAG ATGTCCAGTGGGTCCTCTTCATGCAACCCGACTGAGGTGACCAGCAGAAGTTATCCCCTCATTGGTGGCTCAAAGTACAAGACCGCTATTGCTAAGTGTGGCTATCAAAATACCTCTAGCGGCTGCAGTCGCCAAGCTTTGTTCAAAACCTTCTTTGACGGAACATCGTACAGTATTCGTCATGACATAGGTGTCTGCCATGGTTCTTGTGGAAGCAGTGGACATGCGTGCAAGGCCATTGACAGCCTAATGATGGCCATAAAAGGGCCAAATG GAAAAGGTGAGCTAACTCATCGCGTTATTAAGAAGTGTGGTTGCGTAAACCCAATTTGCCACCGCGTTGCTTTTCGTGAAGTTTTCAAGAGGAAGTCGGGCAACACGTGGATCCAAGAG gaaaaagaTGTTGGAACGTGTGTCGGTACTGGTTGCCCCAGGAGTTGTGTTCGCTGTTTCTTTGG GAACAAGTATTGTAGCCAGCACTGCTTGGTTTTTCGCGAGAGGGCTTGTATCGCCACCAACTACACCACAGAACATGTTCACACGGGTGATCACAAAGAGAAGGAGATGCACATCATCACTGAATGTGGATGCAAGTAG
- the LOC131780888 gene encoding uncharacterized protein isoform X7, whose product MNNRKEIKDVRRRLYEADMGRCVETCNATDSDTITATPEMSSGSSSCNPTEVTSRSYPLIGGSKYKTAIAKCGYQNTSSGCSRQALFKTFFDGTSYSIRHDIGVCHGSCGSSGHACKAIDSLMMAIKGPNGKGELTHRVIKKCGCVNPICHRVAFREVFKRKSGNTWIQEEKDVGTCVGTGCPRSCVRCFFGNKYCSQHCLVFRERACIATNYTTEHVHTGDHKEKEMHIITECGCK is encoded by the exons ATGAACAACCGCAAAGAAATAAAAG ACGTTCGTCGCAGGCTTTATGAAGCAGATATGGGGCGATGTGTAGAAACTTGCAACGCCACTGACTCAGACACCATTACAGCTACTCCCGAG ATGTCCAGTGGGTCCTCTTCATGCAACCCGACTGAGGTGACCAGCAGAAGTTATCCCCTCATTGGTGGCTCAAAGTACAAGACCGCTATTGCTAAGTGTGGCTATCAAAATACCTCTAGCGGCTGCAGTCGCCAAGCTTTGTTCAAAACCTTCTTTGACGGAACATCGTACAGTATTCGTCATGACATAGGTGTCTGCCATGGTTCTTGTGGAAGCAGTGGACATGCGTGCAAGGCCATTGACAGCCTAATGATGGCCATAAAAGGGCCAAATG GAAAAGGTGAGCTAACTCATCGCGTTATTAAGAAGTGTGGTTGCGTAAACCCAATTTGCCACCGCGTTGCTTTTCGTGAAGTTTTCAAGAGGAAGTCGGGCAACACGTGGATCCAAGAG gaaaaagaTGTTGGAACGTGTGTCGGTACTGGTTGCCCCAGGAGTTGTGTTCGCTGTTTCTTTGG GAACAAGTATTGTAGCCAGCACTGCTTGGTTTTTCGCGAGAGGGCTTGTATCGCCACCAACTACACCACAGAACATGTTCACACGGGTGATCACAAAGAGAAGGAGATGCACATCATCACTGAATGTGGATGCAAGTAG
- the LOC131780888 gene encoding uncharacterized protein isoform X8, whose product MYVRRRLYEADMGRCVETCNATDSDTITATPEKMSSGSSSCNPTEVTSRSYPLIGGSKYKTAIAKCGYQNTSSGCSRQALFKTFFDGTSYSIRHDIGVCHGSCGSSGHACKAIDSLMMAIKGPNGKGELTHRVIKKCGCVNPICHRVAFREVFKRKSGNTWIQEEKDVGTCVGTGCPRSCVRCFFGNKYCSQHCLVFRERACIATNYTTEHVHTGDHKEKEMHIITECGCK is encoded by the exons ATGT ACGTTCGTCGCAGGCTTTATGAAGCAGATATGGGGCGATGTGTAGAAACTTGCAACGCCACTGACTCAGACACCATTACAGCTACTCCCGAG AAGATGTCCAGTGGGTCCTCTTCATGCAACCCGACTGAGGTGACCAGCAGAAGTTATCCCCTCATTGGTGGCTCAAAGTACAAGACCGCTATTGCTAAGTGTGGCTATCAAAATACCTCTAGCGGCTGCAGTCGCCAAGCTTTGTTCAAAACCTTCTTTGACGGAACATCGTACAGTATTCGTCATGACATAGGTGTCTGCCATGGTTCTTGTGGAAGCAGTGGACATGCGTGCAAGGCCATTGACAGCCTAATGATGGCCATAAAAGGGCCAAATG GAAAAGGTGAGCTAACTCATCGCGTTATTAAGAAGTGTGGTTGCGTAAACCCAATTTGCCACCGCGTTGCTTTTCGTGAAGTTTTCAAGAGGAAGTCGGGCAACACGTGGATCCAAGAG gaaaaagaTGTTGGAACGTGTGTCGGTACTGGTTGCCCCAGGAGTTGTGTTCGCTGTTTCTTTGG GAACAAGTATTGTAGCCAGCACTGCTTGGTTTTTCGCGAGAGGGCTTGTATCGCCACCAACTACACCACAGAACATGTTCACACGGGTGATCACAAAGAGAAGGAGATGCACATCATCACTGAATGTGGATGCAAGTAG
- the LOC131780888 gene encoding uncharacterized protein isoform X6 translates to MNNRKEIKDVRRRLYEADMGRCVETCNATDSDTITATPEKMSSGSSSCNPTEVTSRSYPLIGGSKYKTAIAKCGYQNTSSGCSRQALFKTFFDGTSYSIRHDIGVCHGSCGSSGHACKAIDSLMMAIKGPNGKGELTHRVIKKCGCVNPICHRVAFREVFKRKSGNTWIQEEKDVGTCVGTGCPRSCVRCFFGNKYCSQHCLVFRERACIATNYTTEHVHTGDHKEKEMHIITECGCK, encoded by the exons ATGAACAACCGCAAAGAAATAAAAG ACGTTCGTCGCAGGCTTTATGAAGCAGATATGGGGCGATGTGTAGAAACTTGCAACGCCACTGACTCAGACACCATTACAGCTACTCCCGAG AAGATGTCCAGTGGGTCCTCTTCATGCAACCCGACTGAGGTGACCAGCAGAAGTTATCCCCTCATTGGTGGCTCAAAGTACAAGACCGCTATTGCTAAGTGTGGCTATCAAAATACCTCTAGCGGCTGCAGTCGCCAAGCTTTGTTCAAAACCTTCTTTGACGGAACATCGTACAGTATTCGTCATGACATAGGTGTCTGCCATGGTTCTTGTGGAAGCAGTGGACATGCGTGCAAGGCCATTGACAGCCTAATGATGGCCATAAAAGGGCCAAATG GAAAAGGTGAGCTAACTCATCGCGTTATTAAGAAGTGTGGTTGCGTAAACCCAATTTGCCACCGCGTTGCTTTTCGTGAAGTTTTCAAGAGGAAGTCGGGCAACACGTGGATCCAAGAG gaaaaagaTGTTGGAACGTGTGTCGGTACTGGTTGCCCCAGGAGTTGTGTTCGCTGTTTCTTTGG GAACAAGTATTGTAGCCAGCACTGCTTGGTTTTTCGCGAGAGGGCTTGTATCGCCACCAACTACACCACAGAACATGTTCACACGGGTGATCACAAAGAGAAGGAGATGCACATCATCACTGAATGTGGATGCAAGTAG
- the LOC131780888 gene encoding uncharacterized protein isoform X11, whose amino-acid sequence MGRCVETCNATDSDTITATPEMSSGSSSCNPTEVTSRSYPLIGGSKYKTAIAKCGYQNTSSGCSRQALFKTFFDGTSYSIRHDIGVCHGSCGSSGHACKAIDSLMMAIKGPNGKGELTHRVIKKCGCVNPICHRVAFREVFKRKSGNTWIQEEKDVGTCVGTGCPRSCVRCFFGNKYCSQHCLVFRERACIATNYTTEHVHTGDHKEKEMHIITECGCK is encoded by the exons ATGGGGCGATGTGTAGAAACTTGCAACGCCACTGACTCAGACACCATTACAGCTACTCCCGAG ATGTCCAGTGGGTCCTCTTCATGCAACCCGACTGAGGTGACCAGCAGAAGTTATCCCCTCATTGGTGGCTCAAAGTACAAGACCGCTATTGCTAAGTGTGGCTATCAAAATACCTCTAGCGGCTGCAGTCGCCAAGCTTTGTTCAAAACCTTCTTTGACGGAACATCGTACAGTATTCGTCATGACATAGGTGTCTGCCATGGTTCTTGTGGAAGCAGTGGACATGCGTGCAAGGCCATTGACAGCCTAATGATGGCCATAAAAGGGCCAAATG GAAAAGGTGAGCTAACTCATCGCGTTATTAAGAAGTGTGGTTGCGTAAACCCAATTTGCCACCGCGTTGCTTTTCGTGAAGTTTTCAAGAGGAAGTCGGGCAACACGTGGATCCAAGAG gaaaaagaTGTTGGAACGTGTGTCGGTACTGGTTGCCCCAGGAGTTGTGTTCGCTGTTTCTTTGG GAACAAGTATTGTAGCCAGCACTGCTTGGTTTTTCGCGAGAGGGCTTGTATCGCCACCAACTACACCACAGAACATGTTCACACGGGTGATCACAAAGAGAAGGAGATGCACATCATCACTGAATGTGGATGCAAGTAG